The segment GAGACAGACTATTTCCCTGCGCGGTTCTTGGTCTTGGCATGTCCACTGTGGATCTGAGAGTAATATTCACCCATCAAATCAATGGTTGTTGTTTAGATCATTTtgcttttcccctgtgtgtgtgtgtgtgtgtgtgcgtgtgtgtgtgcgcgtggtcTCAGGTAAAGTGTGTCCCGTCACGGCTTACGACAAAAACGGAGTGCGTGTCCTGCTGCATTTCGCCACCGACTGTCCAGTGGGCCGACCCGATGTCCTGGTGATGGTGGCGTCCATGCTCAACACGGCGCCGCAGCCGGTCAGGAACATCACTCTGCAGGCTGCTGTGCCCAAGGTGAAACCCCCGTCACCACGTAGGAAGCTTCAGAgtcactttttttaatttaacaacaaaaggaaAGTATTGGCTGACGTTTGactcattaaattaaaaacgtCTCTTTGAATAAAATCAAAGCGGGCTTCCGCATCTGTTGATGACCATGGCTGTCTGTTCTGCTAATTCACCAGACGATGAAAGTGAGGCTGCAGGCGCCCACAGCGACGGAGCTGGCTCCTTTTAACCCGATCCTTCCCCCCGCTGCCATCACGCAGGTCATGCTGCTTGCAAATCCTCTCAAGGTAAATCTCAGCCGGCGGCTGCTTTTGGTCCTCTCATGATTTCATGCCTCAAAAGAGGTATTTATTGATAGAACACTTTCTCATGCtagctatgttttttttttaatgcctccCCCTAACGCACAGCTGTCTGTCTGGTCTCTTCTTGTAaatacattgttgttgtttttttaaatttggcaCAAACCTCCAATTGGACTCCAGCGAAAACCAATTGGAATTTGGCAATCGAAGGTCCCTTTCAATCAAAACGTTTGGCCGTAACTCTAATTCACATACTATTAACGACAATTGCACTCGCATGTCGAATAGAATGAGATGGTTTGGACAGACATGAATTTAAACTGCACCAGACTGGTTGGTGGAGGCATGCAGCGACAGGCTGGTAATTCCAGTCCTGTGTTTGACGCACTATTGCTGATACTGCGAGTATCGGCCGTTTTTCCAGTCGCACATACCGACCATAACTTTGAGGATATAGTCCTCACTGGTGTTGACAATCCTTtagagcctgtgtgtgtttgtgtgtgttaacaggAAAAGGTGCGGATGAGATACAAACTGATGTTCACGTTGGGAGAGCAGCCACACTCGGAAGTTGGGGAGGTGAATGAGTTTCCGCCTACTGACAGATGGGGGGCTCTATAGCCCGGCCTGCAGACTGCAAGACAATTTAATTCGGGAAAAGGGCAGTACTGGAAGACTTTTAGCGAAAATATTGAGCGTTTTTCTGCTTGAGATGGCCCACTGAATGCTATGTAGCGTACATTCAAACTAAACGTTACTACAGTGCCAGAGGTAGCCAGTGATTGACCATGTCAAATATTCttaaattattattcatttattattgttaatGTCATATCCATTTGTTCTTATTTTGATGTTCATATTTACTCTCTCTCAATACTAGAAAGTGAGCAAAAAGATTGTTAAAGTAGACTGTGAAGCCTGGGTTGTATGAACATGTGACCACGACCTGCATTTCACCTGATTTGCTGCTGCCTATGTACGTATAACAACGTTTTACGCTTGGACATTGGACTGAAGCACACTAAAGACCCCGCGTTGCTACATAAAAAGGAACCCACACACCGGCCCTGTCAAGAATACGTGTTTTGGGAGTTCTATACTAACCCACAGCTCAGACAATTGTTACGCTTTTTagtctttattcatttgaatgtatttatttatttatttttgggaaGGTTTTGAGATCATTCCATTTCCTGTGTGGTATTTCAATTAATGGTTTCATTCCTTCTGCATATACTCGTTCTTATGATGGACACTATTGGCACAAATCACTAGTGTTCTGGCAAACAAAGAGTGTTACCTAATATTCAGACATGCTGTTACATTATGAAGTAACAGGCTGGATCCTAAGGAAATACATGGGTTCCTTTATATCCGGATTGTGCACTTTGGATTGCAtcttaataaagaaaatgtgattCCTGCGAGAGGACCTCCGCCAGAGACCGAAAGCCCTTTTACTTGGTATGTGCAACATGAGCTGTTGAGGGCCCGGATCGAATGTGTGCATAAAGTGTTGTGATTGAGGAAGTGCTGGGCTGCTAACGGCTAATCCCTGGAGACGGAAAGGAATATTGTTTGAAGGTAATTAAATGGAGTGCATAGCGTTTGCTCTTGCTGCTGTTGTCAGACAGTGAAGAGGAAACTAAGCTAAAAGGGTGGATTACTTCCCTGGAGTCAAATGGTTAGCTTTGGTGGGACTTTCCTATATCAATTTAGGAGAATATAAGCCTTGAGAAAATACTTTAAATCTTTAGTAAAACCTTGGTGATTATTTCATACGATCCGTGTTACTGTGTGGCTAAAAAGGAGATTCCCTACATCAACTATTTGTCTTAGTTTGTCACATGACAGTGTCATTGCATTTTTGGAAAAGCTACTCTTCTGCATGGAAAAATAAAGGAGATCTATTTGTTTTACAATTTCCACATGTGCCTCGTTTTTTTATCAGTGTCCAGGGACAATATCAATGCAGTATATTATTCACACTGTTGTTGTAATTTGATTAGTAGTGCTGAAAGAATAACGCACCAAAAGTAAAAGTGTGAATACAGCAACATTCTCTGTAATTATTATGTAGATTTTATAATACGAGATCTTGATTGTTCTTTTAGTAACGTGTAAACACCATATGGATGTTGCGCATTTGAACTACAGTACAGCTGTGGGGTTGGTAATCGTTCTGCGTGTAACAACCATAAATGTAAGCTGAGTagataaattacatttaaattgtcctataattaaaaaaataacaattctgTATGAACACATATTTAAATGGACTCTCTGGAAAGCCAGTGGGACGAGCGCTCCGTCGATCTGGCGCAGCTGTGCGCACCTCAGCCCACTACAGCCAGCCCACGCGAAGTGGCGCGCCAGACAGCGCAGCCGCAGCAGAACAGGCGCAGGCAGATCGACGCAGTAGCAACCATGGCCGACGAAAAACCCAAGGTGAGGAGCGCCTTTTGTACggggtttgttttctttactgGGTGTATTTGATACGTGTGTGATAGGGTTACAGAcgaaagagataaaaaaaaagccgcCCGTGAAACTAATTCGCCAACGGTTGCAACATTAAAAGTCGGGCGAACTGCACAAACAGGCGCTAACTGGCTAACCGCGTTAGCCAGTTAGCAAGCGGGGGAAGTTAGCATAATAAGCTAACGTGGCTAACGCGCTTGAGAACCGGGCGGTACGAATTGTATCATTTACGGTCATTTTAATTGCACTTCTTGGATGATGCTGTCGGTTTAAACATTACGCACGTCAGCTTTATCGGTATAGTATTTTATGTTACGGAAACGTTAGGACGATAAGGAGAAAAGTGAGTGGCGTTAGCCTTCAGAGTGCAGTCTACTACGGGCCCCAAAAATTAACAATTGTTTGAGCTCAAACCGTCAGTTTGGATGCGTATTTCTTATGAAATACTAATGCCCCTCCGCACACATCGGTGTGTCCCAGCAGCAAAGGGGTTGTTGATGCGTCTAGGTTGAAGTTCCCATTCTGACTAGGCCATTGAGCATTGTTTTCAGTAGTAGGCCGTTGCCAGTCGACTCCctgaatgctaatgctaacgctaacgtTGGAGTTTAATGTTGCTACTTttctctggtcttcaacaccAGATCCTCCCGTCACTGCTCACCAGGTGCGGATTTCAGATTAGTGTCACTGTGGGAGTAAACACTGTGTAAAGTAATTTTAACCGGTGATGTGAATAGTTTTTGTATACTTTTGTTCCAAATCCTCCAGGTACACAATGTACATCTCAAATAGTGTGTGAGGGGCAAACGCATTCTCCACGTGTTACTTTACCAAGCGTCTTCCATCACTTTCTGCAATCTGCTCAACTTTATGAAAACATGTGTTGTCTCTCTTTCAGGAGGGAGTGAAGACGGAGAACAATGAGCACATCAACCTGAAAGTGGCAGGGCAGGATGGCTCCGTTGTGCAGTTCAAGATTAAAAGGCACACTCCTCTCAGCAAACTGATGAAAGCTTATTGTGAACGGCAGGTGAGACTACTGCACAATTACTACAAATCGCCTTAGGGAGCCATCTTTAGGTCCATTGCATTGCAGGTGGTCTGAATGGTGGTTCTCAAACGGAGGCCAGGGACTCCGCTGAGGGATGATTGGAGTTCTGGTCAAATGAGTAGACCATGCTTCTCAAAGCAGCTGTAATGCAAAGCATTGCGGTCTAAACAGAGGTGTGATTGATAATATTAGTTGTGTTTTAATTTAGACCCTGCAATTGGGAATCAAGTCTTACTGGAAGGGTTATGAGACATACTGGAATGTTTCCATAATAATCAACCAATGAGTTAGTTACCCATTACATGTACAAAGGGTCTGTTTGTGTTACTGCTCATGAAAAAAAGGATCACGCATAGCATTTATACAATAAACCCTGTGACTCCCCCGTCTACGGTCTAAATTATTGGGGTTGAATCAATAATGTTGCCAGGTATTGGGGGACCTATGATGTTGATAATGACTCTTCTCTCCGTTCGTATAGGGGCTGTCAATGAGGCAAATACGATTTCGATTTGACGGTCAGCCCATCAATGAAACGGACACACCCTCGCAGGTAAAGCTTTAGCCTCTTCTGTTCTTTGGGCCCACAAATTTATAGAATTCAAGGACGGCTCCATTGTGACAAGAGGATTTACAAAGATCAAATGTTTGTTCTCAACCGATGTGGATTGTAATTAAAACAATTTGAACAGCTTTAATAACGCGTGTATACATCTGAACTAGATTTAAGGTCCTTGCCATTGCACTATATTGAAACTGTTGCAAATAGCTACTTTGTGCTAACTGAGTCCACTTAGAGCACCTGCTGTGGCTATTCCATAGGAAGGACACGCTCTCATCAGCTTTATCCATATATATTCACCTATGTGGAGAATTACAGTGCTCACTTTAAAACGCCATTGAGCAGCTGTGAACAAATCTGAGTTTACTTTATAGCTGTGCTGCCCCTTTACCGCCGTAGACCCTTACAAAAAGGTCTTTAATGTTGCAAGGCTATAGTCAAGGGAAACTCCTAAGCTTCCGTACCTCTTAACACATTTAGATATTTCTTATATGTGCACCTTGTTTTTAACATTCAGTTAATCTCCTGTTTTCTGACCTACTCGTTGAATTATGGCAGGAGATGCAATAAAATCAATTTATCCCATTTACATGTTTCAAACTAACTTCCTGGTGAAAAACTTTGGATGAGTTCGTCGACTGCATTGTCAACTAAGTGGCTTCACAGTAAAGACCACTGCCTTCACATCAGCTGACATTGTAACTCTCTCTATTACAGCTAGAAATGGAGGACGAAGATACAATTGATGTGTTCCAACAGCAAACTGGAGGCTCTTCTCTTTAAAGACTGTTTCCTATGAACATCCCTACCTCCCCTTTTCAGCCCCTGACATCTTTGTTCTGCCTCGTCTTCAAACCCTCATGACCAGTGTTGATACCATTCAGTGGAATACTTTTACAAAATGTTCAAAGGCAGCGGCACAGTTGATGTAGATAGATCACACTGTCATTCGTATGTTAACATGTTTTAACTGCACAGTGGAGACGACCTGTAACCTCCAGTGAGTCTAATGTGCTGAAGAAATTAAAAGCTTGCCATGAtacttttttgtcatttcttttctggAGTTAATAGAGAACCTACTGGTCCGGTTTTATTTTATACATGTCATTGAGGTTTTGATTTAGATGGCATCATGTTATTGTTTGTCAATTAAGCCTGCATTTTAAATTCACATCAGTTGTtatgaaaatgtattattggAATAAattgagtctttttttaaaaatatgtccttgattttttttgcttATGGTTACTGTAAACCAGAGCATGTAATATACTTTCTCTGCTGAGATATGTAAAAACGCATGCAAAAGATCAAGTCAATTAAGAGCGCgctctttgaatgtttttaccAGCCTTTCACTTGATAAAACTGGCACGAATTATATTGTTCCAGCATTAGGTTTGTACCtgtttacttacttacttatcACTGTCGACTCTTATTTAAAATTTTAGCCTAGACTGCAAGTGAGTCCATCTGCAATTCAAAATGCCTCACCATATTTTCATgtgcctcttttatttttaacttttcaatgttttattaGCTTGTTTTTCTAATACACGATAAAAAAAATAGTGTGACTTTTGGGGTCCAGACTTAATCGGATGCGATATTTGCATGGCAGGTTAATTCTTGGTTTAATGTCTCAAGATCGAATCATAAACGTAGCTGTTCACTTGTGGGCGGTGCGAAAGCGGTAGAAACGCCCTCTAAAAGGGTCCTGTGTCGCCCACACTGGTTAGACTAGCCAGATTTAAGCAGAGAAACACCGGATTAGCCTCCAAAATACAAGCCATTTCTGTCCAAACACACAatggatttatttaaaaaatttttttttaccataaatCACGCACTGTttaaattatcatcatggtTCCTACTAAAATTATCAAATTGAATATGGTTTTTAGCTCCGTAAACTGTCATTATTAGGTTAGCatattttatttggaaaatTCTACCGGAAGCGAAACATCTCCTTCTGGTCACTTCCACGCGTGTCCAGTCAGATTCGAGGCAGGTTGATTTTTGGGAACCACGGGCTGGGATAGACAATGATGAGGCGGTGAACTGCAGCTTAACCAAAGTGTAATTCGCGCCTATCCTGTcagacatacacacattcacTACTTCTTCGGCAGAAATGACGACGACCAAGAACTATCAAGGGATGGAGCCCGGTTCCAAAAGCAGTTCCAGGTAAAGATGCGATAACCCGACGGCTCCGTTAGCCCCCGCGACGCCAACAAGTCCGGCGTCCGTTCACCTCAACGCTAACGTTTCACGGCTCATCCTAAAATACACATGTATGTTCATGCCCTGACTCCTGCTCGTAAATATTACACAGCCGCTCGGGAAGGCTTGGAAACGTAAGCCCCGGGCGACGATGCCGGGAGAACTCGGGTACCACACCTTCCCGTTTTGTCTGCCGGGATGCAACCGTTCCCATTTTCCTTCATCGCTAGCTAGCAACATCAGCGctcacgtgcccccccccccctttctccggAGGAGCTCCGCGGCTAGCGCGCGCGCACCAGGCGGCTCGGCATCCGTCATTAGGCCTTTTCGCCCGCAGTGTGCGCGTGCCTCCTCGTTGCCCTCGCGCCTTTATGCTCTCAAGCGCGAGAGAGACGCATCGCGTCGGTCCTTTTCGGTTGGGTGCGGcgcccctcctcccctcgtcgtcctcctcctcctcctcctcctcctcctcctcagacgaGCTGCGATCAGTGGAGCACAAGGCGTCGTTGTGGCCCCGGAGAGGCGCGAAGGCCCCGTTACAGCGGGCTGCACCTGACCCGATGTGCTTTCATCATTTCTATCACACGGGACCGTGCTCCACACAGTGTTACGTTTTTAATGTTCGAGGAAAGACGTAATCAATATTGAAATATAACGTTGATTGTAATATGTACTCCGCATATTGTTAAGAGTAATGAATCCTCACAAAGGTCTGTGGTGCTGTATAAACTTCAATTGCGTTTTACAACTacacaatttattttgtgtatGATTTTATGTAAATaacagttgtgtttttgtcggcTTAGAACGAGCAGTATACCTCGAAATAACTTCTCTTCACAAGGGCCGGTATCTACTGACGACTTGAGTCTGCCAGATCACCTCTAATTGACAGTTGAAGTCGTCCATTCTATCCCAAGGATATCTCATTGTTAAATTAAGCagaatattatttatatttgacctttatttgGTGAATGAACTATCACTTCTCCCTCTTTGATTCCAAACATTCCACAACCAttaagcatatatatatatatatatatatatatatatatatatatttcaatcaaGGGTGACTTTGGCTCATTAGAGAGCCCGGTTGTCTTCTAATCAGATGATCCTCGTCTCCGCTAGCGTCCCTGTCCCTGTGTCCTCGGGCGAAGGCACTTAGGTCAAATTGGTCCCGTAGCTGTGActgctgtgtgtgaatgttagtcactgatgggcaggtggcaatgtgtgtgtgtgtgtgtgtgtgtgtgtgtgtgtgtgggggagccCAGGTCATCAGTGCGTGAATCGTGAAGGGTGACATCTAGTGTTTAAGCGCTGTGAGTGTttagaagactagaaaagcgcccTACATCTACAGTCTACATTTCCCACAAGTGTCTTTGAGATGGAGAGATGCCGCTTCAGACCAACCGGCTGTGAGCAGCGGCTGACCGATCTCTCTCTTCTCAGGGTTCTGCGCCCTCCTGGCGGCGGGTCCAACTTCTCGCTGGGGGCAGATGAGGAAAAGCCTCCCGTCCGGAAAGACAAGATGGCCTCCAGCGTCTTCGCTGAGCCGGAGGACCCTTACGCTAACAGAAGGAACAACCCACCAGGTACAATGCAAACTCTTCTCCGAGCAGTTGTTGCTTATAACTCAACAGCTATCTCATGCAACATTTATGGACTTCAGAAAcggtgatgatgaggaaaaagttTGAGAATATGGTTGTTactgaaggtttttttcttgctgcTGGACCAAAGTGATGGTCTGCTATTTAAATACTCGGGCAGCTCAGGATCTTCTCATGGCTGCAGATATCTAAAATAATCATGGAGAATTTAGCTGCATCAAGTAAAACATTTAATCTAAGAGCATTAATTAAAAGCTGAGAAACGGAATACACGTTTTCGACCAAAACAGGAATTAAAACCCCAAAGGAAGGAAAAGTGATACCAGCCAGATATGCAGCGCTTCCTAGTTCTCTACCACAAATGCAAAAGCAATGTAAGCTAcatctttgtttgtgtctgacGTAACGAGGCTCAGCGggtagatgttgttgttgttgtttgagtaGCCAACCAAACGTGAACGTAGCTACCCGAGGCATGTCTAGGTCATTTTTTACCGATATAATCAAACCAGTTTTAGGAACACAGGGTAACTGAAATAACATTGCCATTAGAGGCTCAACTCTGAATTCAAGCTAAAGTTGTAGTTTTTCTTCATCCAGGAAGCAGCtaattgtaattaaaaaataaagcacaCCGTCCCATGAAAGAAGAATATGTACCTACAGAGGATATTCAACGGGGTGAATGTTTAATGAAGCCCACACATTTCCGTTCTTCCTCCCTTAGGCATACCCTCGGTCATTACTGATCTCACTGGCAAAATCGTTAATCAAACATCATGTCTTGTATATTGACCTTGCTAAAATCTCGTTGCGCCTTAAGCAGCCTGGAAACCACCAGTAGTGTCATCAGAGGTGAACCATGGTTAAGTCGGGGTAAAagagttcctttgttcgagcgtTTGTGTGAAACCGCGTTATTAAgtgctttcacacaaatgtcGAGGGTGGGCTGACGTTTCTGCCTTCTCTTCAACAGAGGCTTCCTTGATCCCACTTGGAACACGCCTTAGCTGGGAGGACTCACATTTACAACACCCATTATAGTTTATTTCTATATTTCAGCCAGCAGAGGGGGAGCATGTAACAATGTCAAACACGGTCCACTAAGGGCTAAATCCAATGTAGCCATTCACTATAAGCCAAATAGGTAGACATACAAAACATACCAAAAACATGTATGAATTGCTGTGGATTGATAATATAGAAAAACATTGGTTTCTGAGAGGCGACTgaggaataaaagaaacaattaaaacaGAATGTTGTAGGTTTCAATTGCCCCCATACACCCTCAACTATCCATCAATATAACAATATATGCTGTGTAGAAACTCATGGGAAAACCGGAAAAATCCAAACTATTTCCAATGCCATGAACcatccctttttcccccctcattaAATTGACGTAGATCATGTGAAGTCCCCCTCGTACCCCAGTTACTCCCTATGAATCGAGTTACTGTGAGAGTGCCATTAAGCAGAGTGAAACTTCTTGGGTTAGTGTTAAGTCAAAGAAATACCTCGACCTCGATGAAAGCAAAAATGGACTGTAGGAGGAAATGTCGTATGCACTTCCTCACGAGTCAAGTCCAGCATAGGTCATGTCAGGCAGTGATGGCAGTGGGCTGCTTCTGTCAGTGTTCCTTCACTTCCCTTCATTGACTTCCTTTGTTATGACTGAGACACAAAAGCCCCAAGCTGGGAAATTCCACCCTCCCTACGCGCACTCTCTTGTGATACTCCCGCATTTGATTTGAACGATTAGAGAACAGCAATATTTACTTTCAGGATGAAGTCGGCAGTGCAGAATTCCCCTGTGGTCAAGCATCAACTATTTCAGGGCGAAGCTGTGGCTTCTGTTGTCAATTGTTATCAGAGCATTATGAAGATGTTGCACAAGACTTTGTGCAAATAGACTCAGTATCATATTCATCCATGTGGCACGGTGGCCATTGTTGGCCTTTCACCTGCTGTGACTGGGCCTAGAGGGtggcgtctttgtgtgtggaagtcgttggtttgtttatttattcatcacagacttttttttaacctcctgcatcgccactgctgcttttcaatgcatttttttcgCGGACATACTTGTCCCGTGTTTTCATCCACAACTTGCTCCACCCCTCGACCGACAAAGCGACGTTTGCGGAGATCTGCGTCCACTAAAAGGTCGCCagtgacgggttgtatcagtggtcatatttactgATTTCTTCCAACAAAATCTCTTCAAACTGATCCGTTCTCTCAATAAAAAATTTCAATTATAGTAATGGTGGTATTATGCTATacaaccggaaatgtgagactccggaaaggatgcagttagcagaccaat is part of the Pungitius pungitius chromosome 9, fPunPun2.1, whole genome shotgun sequence genome and harbors:
- the sumo2a gene encoding small ubiquitin like modifier 2a isoform X1 encodes the protein MADEKPKEGVKTENNEHINLKVAGQDGSVVQFKIKRHTPLSKLMKAYCERQGLSMRQIRFRFDGQPINETDTPSQLEMEDEDTIDVFQQQTGGSSL
- the sumo2a gene encoding small ubiquitin like modifier 2a isoform X2; the encoded protein is MLMLTLTLEFNVATFLWSSTPDPPVTAHQEGVKTENNEHINLKVAGQDGSVVQFKIKRHTPLSKLMKAYCERQGLSMRQIRFRFDGQPINETDTPSQLEMEDEDTIDVFQQQTGGSSL